The region aacatccctttcagacagcttcctcttgcgtccacagttaatcctgttggatgtggttcatccttcatggtggtatgctgacattaccctggataccgtggctcttgatacatcacaaagacttgctgtcttggtcacagatgcaccagcaagacgtgcaccaacaatttgtcctcttttgaactctggtatgtcacccataatgttgtgtgcatttcaatactttgagcaaaactgtgctcttaccctgctaattgaatcttcacactctgctcttactggtgcaatgtgcaatcaatgaagactgtctaccaggctggtccaaattagccatgaaacctcccacactaaaatgacagttgtttcagtttcaatgtccaacccctgtatatataaaatgtgaaaagtttactttttcaaggcactgtatgttaaATATCAATAAGTTTCCTAAATTCATAAAGTTTCCTAAATTCATAAAACGTTTTTCGGAAAAACCTGGAATACATTAGATGATAAGCTGAACGAAAAGGCCAGGTCCTGCATCAGTTATTTGCTAAATTATCTTCCTGTATCTTAAAGATATGACCTTCAGATATTGTGAATTTGCTGTAGACACATTTAGGCTTGACACTTTGTTTGTCCACCACTAGTCAATTCCCACTAGTGTAAGCACACACAGGTTCGGTACAAGGAATGACAATGATGACGATGTTCTGAAAATCTGATGAACCATTGACCAAGATGTCATTAGTGTTACAGTATAAACTGGTTACTTGTCAAGAGAACAAAAAGACTTGGGATGGGGTAAACATTTTGCACTACCACACCATgtagaaaacaacaataaaccaGTACAATAATAGGTAAAGTAAAATTTGCTATAAAACAGGGAAATTTGGTAAAATTGGTCAATTTCAAAGCTTTCATATCAGATTATCCCTCCTGAAAACCATTTAATCATTCACTTCTACATTCATGCCTTCCAAACCATTCAGCTTCAGTGACCTGCTGTAGAAGGGAGCAATTATTCAGAGGACTTTTTAACCTACTATTTAGCAGTCACATGCAGACCTATTTTTCCCAACATGCATGCACTGTATCTCCTGAGCCAGTTTTAATCTGAGAGCTGGCATGCTTTCatcacatattaaaatattagagTGGTGTGGAGAACAGGTTGCCCTTGCATCAGATAAAGTCTGgctatgtgcatgtgtgtgtttggggtctgGAATCTATGACTTGGTCTATGTGTGtttatgaaaaatataatcTTTATAATAATTCACACTTTATGATCAGATGTACATCAGCTCTATCTGGACTTTAACAAGAACTTATAAAGGCAATGGCCCAAACTGCAAGTGATCACTGTTAGATATTTTAGTTAGTTGGACTGTTGTGTAGATAACTAAtacttgaattaaaaaaacaacaacaatgataTCATAGCCTCACTTTAAACCAAACCCTCGATCCCAAGCTTGTCAAAAGCAATGAAGGCAAAGTTTCCATTCATAATCCAGCCCTGATCTATGTTTTTGGCGAATTTTAGTGAGGAGGTTTGAGTTTTTACAGACATTTTATGAAATTCGTGAAAAACTTGCTGTTTATGAGGAACCTTTAAGGAAAAATGAGTGCCTTTttgtgtgaaagaccaacatttAATAGTGCAAATTTGTGAAGTGGATGGAAcgttattaatttatttcatttttctcttCCAGAATTGCCCTGCATTTTGCTCAATtcttcttcccatcaactctgatcagtttTTGCTGCTGAAAAAAGTACTCCCAtaacatgatgttgccaccaccatatttaaaAGTGGAAATGGGTCAGGTTTCTACCATTGTGTTTACAGTGAAAGCCAATACATTGAACATTGGTCTAATCTAACCAAAGGAGATTGTTCCGCATGTTGACTCCTTATTGACATGTACCAAATTAAAAGATAACTTCTCCTGGTTTTTTTCAGTTGTCTTTCAGCAATGACTTTCTTGCTCCCTCTCTCCTATCTCCCTTTCTCCCATATAGGCCAAATTTGTTCAGTGCAAaaataatagttgtcctgtgatAAGATTCTCCCAACTAGGTTttgtatctctgcagctcttcctgagacaccatgagcctcttggctgcttctctgccAACTGCTGTCTTAGTACTAGGCAGTTAGTTGTGGCATTTGTGATGGGGAATTGAACCgacctctgtgagatgttcaaagctttggatattgttttataaccaaacccTGCTTCATAACGTTATCCACGTACTGTCTTCTGTGTTCCtctgtcttcatgatgccgtttgttcacttatgttttatagcaaacctctgaggcttttaCAGAACGCATGGGTGTAAAACACGCATGTGGATTCTGTTCACTTTATAGGTGATTTTTCCAAAGGGAACGggttgcacaggattttatttaactgTATCATATTAAGGGAGTGGGgcaaatttcatttttttatttgtaaaaaatgtaaacctgTTCTTTCGATTTCACAATTATGGACTACTTTTAATTGGTCTAAACATTTGGAAGAGTTCAAgcaatatgaatatttttgcaaagcactccATAAACGGATTATAATTGATATTTATGATCTGGTGAAATAGACAACATTTACAAAGACGACACACCGAGATTATCGGGAGGGGAAAGGACAGAAAATCCTCTCCTGGCAGCTGGAGCTGTCCTTGGTCTGAATTTAAACTTATGCTGAATGTCAAATGTATCCACCTACAGTTTTTAGAACACCCAGAACAAAACATCTACATGCAGCTGGCTGTTTTTGGCCCTCCGCCACACAGGTGCCCGCCTTCCTCCCTTCCAACAAATCCGCGTTTTTCAGATAAATAATACAGAGCCGAGAAATGACAGTCTAAGTGATAAAAAATTTAACTTGTGGCACTGTGGAGGGAAAATGGATTTCATCCCTCGATTCCGAGGCCACTCTCCTTTTTTCTATCTTCCTAAACGGGGCAGCGCACTTCCCGCCGCCCCTCCAGGTTATGATGCAGTGAAGCTTCTGTGCGCAGAACCGAGCGGGCTCGCCGCGTATAAAAGCGGCTGCGCTCACACAAGCGGAGTACCACAACAAGAGAGCACTCACTGCGGCTCATCAACTAAAACAAAACCGGGGACACACTACGGCAGGATGTGGGCCACGAGGAACGGGTTCTCCTGgagacttttgtttttctcctgcGTGTTTCTGGAGAGTTTATCCCAAGACTTTGTCGGACAGACGCAGTTCATATGCACATCCGTGCCCAAGGACGTGGACATATGCGCGGCCACACTACAGAACAGCGTGCCGGGGGAAGACTTGAAGACAACCGTAATGCAGTTGCGGGAGACCGTGCTGCAGCAGAAGGAGACGATCATCAATCAAAAGGAGACCATACGGGAGCTGACCTCCAAGTTGGCCCGGTGCGAGAGTCAGAGCGGTGGCGTGGAGCCCGGGGACGCGCGGCCCGGGGGTAGGAGGAAGGAAGGGGGGACCAAAAACACCATGGGAGACGTTTCCAGGGGCCCCGCAGAGactttgactcagctctctcagACTTTACAGTCGCTGAAGCAGAGATTAGAGAATCTGGAGGTAGGGTGATGCTTCTGGGAACGCTTGCAGCGCTTTAACTCTGCGCAAAGCTCAATTCGAATTGTATGCAACAAATAACCTACAAATAATTGCAACAATaatgcattttcttattttaaaacacatgaGCATACACATAAACATTCAGTTGTAAATACCTTTAAAGTAAAATTGTCCCCTCAAGATTAAACTGAATGAGGTTTCACTCCCTGGCAGCAATTCAGCAGGAGCAACAACTCGGTGCAGACCAACAGCCTGAAGGATCTGCTTCAAAGTAAAATCGACGACCTGGAGAAGCAGGTGTTGTCCCGGGTAAACAGCATTGAGGAAGGGAAGCCCGGTCTCAGAAATGAGACTGAGCAGCGTGGGAGAGTGGAGTCCACGCTCACCTCCCTACACCAAAGAATCACGGATCTAGAAAAAGGTATGTGGGATAGGAAATGATCTTTTCCATAGGAAAGAAGGTAATTTAAACATTATCTCATATtccatattttaaatgttaccATGCATTTAAAGGAACTCTGCAGGTGATTAAATATTGCCATCAGTGCAGAAACCCTGAGCATTCCGCAGTATCCTCCTCCACTTTTGGTAGATTAAATCTTTGCAAAGAGTCGGTTGCCCCATCTCCATTTTCAAATACTATGATGCATCATCTGTTTGAGACCCCTCTGATGCCATGCATGCATGATTGCACGTTGCAGCAACTTGTTCTAGTTACCAACGTCACTACTCCAGTGATGGATTTATCATACAACAAGATTAAAGTAAATCTGGAGCTTTACTATTGTGGATTTGTTGTGTAACGTGTAATTCCAATGTAAATCCTGAGGTTGTGTGCAAACGACGTGatgtatctgtgtttaactgaatcaaaaaatgttttaaaagaattGGAAAACATATAATAGTCACCAATACATGTCTGATGCCAACAGGTCAAAGAGAAAACAGGCCCCTGGATAAATTTCAGCTCACATTCCCTCTGAGGACCAACTACATGTATGCAAAAGTGAAGAAGAGCTTGCCTGAGATGTACGCCCTGACCGTGTGCATGTGGCTGAAGTCCAATGCATCACCTGGAGTGGGGACACCTTTCTCCTATGCAGTCCCGGGTCAGGCCAATGAGCTGGTCCTCATAGAGTGGGGAAACAACCCGATGGAAATACTGATTAATGACAAGGTATGGCTCAAGGAACGTCAAATTCTTTAACCTCCACTGATTTTAGTTAAAGATGTATTTCTTGTGCAGTAGTAAAATTAACTAATAAAAGTTACTAGATAAAATTGCTGTAACAATTTGCATGTGTTTCATTCGTATAGATTTTGATTAcatgtttgtgagcataaattatttcaattaaacaggtaaaacacaaataaatccaTTACTCCATCCAaccaatttttaaaatgttaaactaaTGTTTAACTAATTATTAAGATAATTTAATTTGTTGTGTCCTCTATGTTGATAAGAATTAAAAACTGTGATTATGGTATTGAAAGTAgatacatttgtttaaaaaaatattaaaatatattttaattaaaatccaGAAATACAAAGTCCTTACTGTTCTCTGCTGCAAGATGTATCAGAATAATGcttgatgaaatatttttgttaaaatttgCATTGAAATGCTCAAagtaatttgatttaaataatttaaatggcTAAAATTGAGTACCCTCCAAAATGTCTTTTTGTAGTGCATGGATTCTGAGATATCATGATTTGCGTCTCCTTGAAGGTTGCAAAGCTGCCCTTTCTCATCAATGATGGAAAGTGGCACCATATCTGTGTGACCTGGACTACTCGGGATGGGGTTTGGGAAGCTTACCAGGATGGTGTCAAAAGAGGGAGTGGAGAGAATCTGGCCCCATATCATCCAATCAAACCCCAGGGATTGTTAATCCTTGGCCAAGAGCAGGTAAACAAGAAACGCTGTGGATTTAATGCTTGCCTGCTTTTCCAGTCTTGTCGTCaaggattattttaaaaattgattttaatgatcttctttttttattgtgtttaacaCCGGAGTATATATTGTGTTCATAATAATGCATATTAATCTGAGACACATAGAAATGCACCATTTAATCATTCCAAGACATGAATAGGCCAATTTTCTCTTGATTAGCTCTGATTGGTTAACAGCAAGTCAAATCCTGAAAACAAACTCCCACCATTTCCAGCCTTTGAAAGCATCAAGCAACCAATGGCATGTACATTGATACATTtttaagtttaataaaaatccgATAAAGATTGGGTACATGTGCTTCCATGATTAACTTGAGATACTATAGTTATTCCTTAATTTTCCATATGATTGAAAACTACTTCCTCTATCAAAGCAGCACATTTCCATTTAGAATGCATATGTTTCTTTCCGTTCTATCAGTAAGATTAGATTCCTGTTCTGTTCACAAAACATCTTGATCAGCCTCAGTCAAATGAATTCTCCTCACCACAGGACACGTATGGTGGGGGATTCGACGCCACACAGGCTTTTGTTGGAGACCTGGCAAATTTCCACATCTGGGATCGGAAGCTCTCTGTTGGGGAGATTTACAATCTGGCAACCTGCAGCAGCAAAGCCCAAGTGGGCAACGTGTTTGCATGGATGGAGACGAACCTGGACATTTACGGCGGCGCCTCGAAGTGGACATTTGAAGCTTGCCGTCAGCTCAACTGAACTGAACcgcaaatgaagaaaacatttgcaaagccACTTTTGCCACGGCGTTAGTCAGCCAACCTTAAGGATCAGGAGGAGACATTTTCAGTGAACAGCTCCTGGAATTTTTGTCATAGatattttgaaaacattatttgtgGAAGACTTGATAAGTTTTACCCGATTCTTGTGTAGGAGGAGATCACTGAAGGGGTCAACTTTGGCATCTGGCAGTGCTTTAATGGTTTCTTGTGGAAAAATTAAGTGATGGCACTGAAAGGAAGAGGTCGCTCTGTGAGAGCAAATAAATAACGGGCCGGATTCAAGCGTGCAGCAGGGAGGTCGTGTAGGTTTTAGAAAACTGATGTCACAcaattcaaagaaaacaaatgaatttttttttgtggtcGGTTCTGTCTTGACTGCCAGGGATTTGCACTGTGGAAAACAAGCAGGTGAACTTATTTAACAACTTTTGGAGGccatgaaaaaacaaattgtttctCGATCACTCTCCTTTCTCTAAAACCACCCGCTTAACGTGATTCTTGTGCAAAGAATGACTGATTTCTTCAATGCCAACGTATGAGCCTGAGTGCCTTGGGCTGTTGAAAGGACATCTCAGCGCATCCATTATCATTTGCAGTGTTTGTGTTAATTATCCTGTaaactgattttaaacacagtctTTGTTGTAATACTTTAAAATGCAGTTGGACCAGATTGTACGCTGTGAAATGCgattcttttgcattttttaatgGTTGCTCGAACTTGAGTGGGAATGCTCCTTTGTACAGTAATAAGCATGTCTTAACTTCTGCGATGCTGTGACATCATCTCTAATCTTTGCTTTTACTGTCCTTACCTTTGAGTTGAGCTTTTATACTGTATTGTTATATGCTTAAAGCATGGCGACACTGACAGATGAAAAAAAGTTCTAGTTTTTGTAATAAATTGTGATACTTGAACCATAGGTAGGtgtatatataattatttttgcaCATGTTGGGGATTCTGTATGAGTTGACCAACGGTGAAAATGTCAAAGCTCTTTTTGGGTCACAGTTGGTGCAAAATGCTAAACAGAATAAAGTCGTTAATGATGCAAAGTTTAGATGTTATCATCAATTTCATTAATTTCCATTCTCCAAACCATTTATGTTGACTTTAGGGAAGCAGTGGAAAAAATTTGAGTAAAGTTACACTCTCTGTTTCCAGCTCTGATTGAATGATCTCCAGATCCTCTCAAGCCTGCTGTGGGAAATAATTCCTCCATCAAGTGCCAGTTTGGGGCAAGCCAGTAATCAGCTCAGCTGCTTTTCCTCACTTAAACTCTAGAGACCCTAGGGAAATCTTTGTAATTTTTATCCTGAGTAGGGAGCAAATGAGTTCCTCCCATATTTCCAAATAAATCTTCAAGGGGTTTGAAGCAAAAGTCCAACAATGCCACTGAGAAAATGTCTTGTTGTTCCTTCTGCCATACAGCACaattaaaaatttgttttgttttatttttttattgtttgttacacttttattgtttgttttagatcattaaagattttttttttatatcagacaaagataatcaaatacagtttttaaatgatgatttatgGCTAGAAAAGTTGAATAATGATTAATTATCTTAAAAAGCTTAAAGAGGTGAAAGAGTAAAAGCTCCCCTCTTAAATTATAAGATAACTCTGATTCACcagttttgctttttgtaaAGCTGAGTACGAGAAGTGcagaattaataaataatttaaacggaacctctctgacaacatgaagtaggctaaaagatctcaaaaagcaacacatcatgccccagtctaaagaaattcaataaAAGAAGAAGAGTGTTTTAACATCTATTGGTCTGGAGAGGGTTACAAGGCATTGGGACTCCAGTAAACCACAGTGACAGCTATTATCCACAAACAGAGGAAACATGGAACAATGGTGAACCTTCTTATGACTggccagcctaccaaaattactctaaGAGTGACATAACTGCTCATTCAAGAGGTCGAAGGAAACTGAACAGCATCTAAACCCCTGAAGGCCTTTGTTGCCTCAGTCAAGTGCCGTTTTCATGACtcaatattaaaaaacaaaactgaaccgATATGATaaccatgggagagttccaagacaGAAAAAACTGCTGACTTGAAAGAACACAAAGTTCTGTCTCACAA is a window of Girardinichthys multiradiatus isolate DD_20200921_A chromosome Y, DD_fGirMul_XY1, whole genome shotgun sequence DNA encoding:
- the LOC124863874 gene encoding neuronal pentraxin-1-like, whose amino-acid sequence is MWATRNGFSWRLLFFSCVFLESLSQDFVGQTQFICTSVPKDVDICAATLQNSVPGEDLKTTVMQLRETVLQQKETIINQKETIRELTSKLARCESQSGGVEPGDARPGGRRKEGGTKNTMGDVSRGPAETLTQLSQTLQSLKQRLENLEQFSRSNNSVQTNSLKDLLQSKIDDLEKQVLSRVNSIEEGKPGLRNETEQRGRVESTLTSLHQRITDLEKGQRENRPLDKFQLTFPLRTNYMYAKVKKSLPEMYALTVCMWLKSNASPGVGTPFSYAVPGQANELVLIEWGNNPMEILINDKVAKLPFLINDGKWHHICVTWTTRDGVWEAYQDGVKRGSGENLAPYHPIKPQGLLILGQEQDTYGGGFDATQAFVGDLANFHIWDRKLSVGEIYNLATCSSKAQVGNVFAWMETNLDIYGGASKWTFEACRQLN